TGCAGGGCCTATAACGTTGCAACTTACTTGATGCTAACATGGCATTTTCTTCACCAAATCCATCTTCAACGCTTGGACCATCAAAAAGATCAACTCGCTTGTTTTCGCTTGCATGTCTGCACTCCAAACAATATTTATATGTATCATGAGATGCTAAACGAGATAGATGAAAGATACTCCAAAGTTTACAAGCAATTATAGTGCACAAGTGGGTAAGACTAGGACCAATCATTGTGGGTGCAGAATATAGTACAAGCCAAAGACATTATCAGGACCAATCATATAGGTAGAAACTAACTGTTTCTTTAGAGCAACATAAGAGTTCAACTCCTTGATCTGCAAAATTGGACAACTCCAGTTAGTCATGTTTAGTGGAAGTTGCGGAATCACAAAAGGAATGCTGTTTAAATAAATTCGCAGGGCCAATGAGTTTCCGTAACAGTACCAGTGACTGCTTTTTATCATTCAGCGCTTTAGCAGTCTCTTGATCAGTACGGCCTGCCTCATCTTTGACAACTCGTTCAAAGTCTTTGATAAGTCTAGAAAAGTGCATACAATGATCAAAATGTGTTAAGATTCCAAAATAAGAGCCACATCTCTACTCTGGCAAGTGCAACGCAGCGTCAACTGTTTCTCAATTCCAAACAGTCTTTATAAAGAAGTGCTCCTACGCTGTATGATGtagaaggaaaagaaggatGGATAACCTTTTGCAATCTCGCATCTTGTCAGTAAGCTCTTCGAGCTGTCTGCTCCGGCGGTTGGCATCCTTGATCTTGTCAAGCTTTTGGAACCCATTTCTGCAGCAAACATCAACCAGTTCACCCCTCCTTTCTTAGGCACCTATACtataatttttcttcttccgaaGATCAGCAAATGGAGGTCTGGGGACCTCAAAGAAAGCTTTTCCAGAGGTCAACAATTCGATCTCCATACACCATATCGCAGAAAGCGAAGGAGACTCTACCGGGCACAGCACCAGAGCACGCCCAAATccgaacagaaaaaaaaaaaacgaaaatcGCTCGAGCTTACTGCAATGTGCGGAAGATATCGGCGATCTGTCCGTCGATCTCCGCGAGCTCCTCGTTGACCGACGCCAAATCCATCCCCTCCTCCGGGACAAACACGCCGGCAGTCTAGCCCCGCTGGGGGACCAAAAAATCCGAAACAAAATGGATCCGCGAGGACCAATCCAAACTAAACCCCCACAAAAGCCGATCGATGGGGACCCCGTCCCCACCCCAGTGCTGATGCAGCGGGGTCTAGTGGGCTCGCCGCGCGTCGCAGATCCGGGAGGGATCGATCCCCACGCCGGTGACGGTGGTCGGGTGGTGGCCTCCGACAGGCTCGGTCGGAGGGAGACGCGGCGCTCTTGTTTTTTTggcctttttgtttttgtttggtttcgCTTTGCGCTTTCGGTATCTTCCTCCGCTCCTTGTTGGATCCGACCTTTTCCGAGTTCCGGCCGGCACCACCGTTCCTTGTCCGCCCGATCTATATCCGACGCTGCACATTGGAATCAGTTCGACATTTTCCAGCGACAGGAGACCAGATGCTACTAGTAGTTCTTTACCATGCAAATTTCAGCTGAATTTTAATTCAAAGTTTACGTTGCATACTTGCATTTGTGGTGTGTGAATTTGGTCGTGTTTGACTCGGCAATGTCCTAGCTAGGAGAATGAACGTGCATGGTTGTTGGGACGTACCAATCCAACCTAGCACGAGCACAAATGAAGATTTCTGAAATTCAGTCATTGTGTTGGTCACTGGATCACAGCTAATTAAAAGGGCCGCATGCGAGCAGTTGGCAGAGGAGGACCGGGGTGCATGTTTGTGTCTACTGCTCCGTGGTATTCAGATCACTCACTCATGTTGTCTGCTACTCCTTCCATCTCATACtaaggttgtgtttgtttgcgCTTTACAGCTGCAGATTTCACGGTTGCAGATTACAAAATCAGCTGTAGCTGCCATCTGCAGCTAGAAGGTTGTGAAATGTGTTGAAATGACCCTATAAATGCTGAATTTGCCATTTTAACGACAAACAACACGTTTAAGAGTTATTTTGGCTACTGATGACCAACTTTGCACTGGAGGTTGAAGTTGTCTGATGTCTATTTGACACGTTTAAGAGTTATTTTGGTTACTGATGACCAACACATTCAGATTTATTCTCGCTTGCACTTTTCTTTGAGCAAGTGTTGGCATTTCACACAGGTATTGGAGTCTTCATCTAAACAAGTATACATCAACACAAAAATAGAGGAGAGCATTTGGACTAAATCATCAAATGACAGTGAGTTGTTTTAGAGAATGCCACCTAATTTCACAGGATCTACACATCACAAAGCATACACtatattcctaaaaaataaaGCATACATTATACCTAGCAGCAGCAATACACAATCAGTATTCAATAACAATTTCAGAGAATTTACATCACCAATTTGCTGGacatgagagaaaaaaaaagatcagaaAGAAGAGGGAGCAGTGCAGTGCGTGCGTGCTTCGCGGCTGCGActagaggaggggaggggagcagcggcagccggAGTTGGGGCGGGAGCGGCGTGACCGGAGTAAGGGAGGGTCGTGAGGACTATGGCGGCCAGAGGAGGGGAGGGTAGTGGAGGCGGCCGGAGTTGGAGGCAGACGGGGTGGGAACAGGGCGCAGCGGAAGCTCGGTGAGGTGGTGTTCGGGCGTTGGCGTCGGTGGCAGGCCACGTCGCAAAGGAGGAGGTCTGTGAGTCGCCTACATAGACGGCAGAGACGAGGGCGTGCTGGCGTGGTAGAGGTCGGGGACGGAGAcggtgaaagatcggtatggtcgactagagggggggtgaataggagactaacaaattttagcttttctttttcaattcttgaaagatacaaacacttaatcttaGGGTTATCTAAATTCTCTAGAGTAaatgcaaccctagaatgaaatgcaatagccgaagcaacaatacaTATAACAAAAATGTAAAGaggaaatgataccacacgtggagacaaagatttcaccggagttccacctattgggattggtgtacgtctccgtttggaggagtgctctaccacaaaggtagagacgccacgaaggctcactctattcttcaactcaccacaccacaaaggtgggatgagctctcacaacaccacaaaggtgaggtgagttccactaatggcttccttgaggacgaacgccgaacccttacaaacttgaccggggcaaaCTCCACACTTCAATAGGAGGCTTCCAATCCAAGCCTCAAGCTCCTCgcaccaagggagagctcgaggTGACCGCTTCTGTCTAGGGttccaacaacccaagagaaacgaaatccacaaagaaaataaggagaatcaactttttgacttggtgaaaccctagggcaagatcttctcctccaattttcaaagaatcaagagtagggagtggctagggagggagatcttgaagatttaagcttgaggtgttcttgaATGGTGTTGGGGTGTTCTTGGCTGTGGAAACGGTCTATTggctcgttggggacgaaggggtactTATATGGGATCCCAAAAATCGAGCCGTTATGCACTGCGCTGGGataggccggaacttccggctgacCGAAAGTTCCAGTTATtcgccggaagttccgcatattcctcCGGGACTAACAGAGAGCACTCGGAGGTTCGGGCGGAAGTTCACCCAGAACTTCCGCCGCTTGGAATCCAAAACAGCCAGAACACTTCCTGAAATGTGTTTTTCAActcacacctttttgggtagggtgcaatttggtgtagatgtgtacgtgaaattgattcgcccgttaccttcccttgtggatcccctcttaatagtacggatgtcttacgactcaaatcaaccgaaaaagccgctaaacaccgctacgcttctttcctttttagggGTCCACAACTCATCTTGTGTCGAGTTCTTTATAAACCTGAAATACATAGCACAAGATAAGATCATCACACgtgttgtcatcaccaccaaaactacTTAGGGAGAACTGCCCTTTCAGGCGGTGGGTGCTGGGAGGAAAGGACCTTAGGGTGGATCCATTTCATAGGACACCAGAGGGCGGTGGCGTCGGCGAGGGGAGAtcgagaggcggcggcggtgctgttCCGctcgggatggggagggatGAGGCCGTTGAGATGGGGGAGTggggaaaaaaaggaacaaaacgTTTTGTGGCAGTTTTGATGTTGTATGGGATTTGGTGGGAGGGTATTCCGGTAAAAATAGAAGTTGGAAGCTGTAGCTGCTGCGGGAAGCAGCGAAATCGTAGATTCTTGCTCGCAATAGGGTTTCGTGGAGCGCTCCATCGAAGCAGCTGGTAGAAGTTGGCCCGAAAAcacctgtttgtttgggctccagCTTCCACAGCCCAGAAGCTGTTGGAGCAGCTGCTggcagcccaaacaaacagaccctaagtgtctcaaatttttccAAACATGGATTTATCTATAACTAAAAAacgtctggatacatgtaatattttgacacttaatatgggacggaaggagtatttgTTGGGTTATCTCGAAGGCTACAAatcatgaaaagaaaattgattaaaaaaaaaacaattgatcTTGTTTGTGTTCTGCTTGTGCATTTTTAAAATATTGGGCAAATCTTCAAAATCAGGGGGCAAGGTCCGGAAAGGGCCAGGAAGCTGCAACAAGAGGCGCTGCAGACATATGAGAGGAGATCCTAGCAAGCGTCCTCATCACTGATGCTACCTGATGTATTGCGAATGTATTGGCAGGTGCCGCGAAAACTGGTGATTTGCTTGCTAGGCCCTGAGATTTGTTCTGGCTTCGGGGAAGTCGAGGGGGTAGACACTCATTCGAGTTGATGAAAAGTTATATGTTGTGAGGCGGGTTATGCTGACGTCTGATTACGCTCACTTTATAGAAGAGAGCTAGTTGGCGGACGACCGTGCTGGACGGACGAATTCCGACCGGTGTGAACGCGGTCGTTCCAGTCAGCCACCACGAAGGAGGAAAGTTGTCGCCGCTGTTGACCTGCCGCCGGCACAAGGCAACCGGCTGTCTCTCGCCACCGCGTCCGGCACACTACCTCGCTGCACCGCCTTGCTccggccgccaccaccgcggtctgccgccgcccccagcCATCCCTCGAAGCACATCATCTTCTCCGTCGCCGGCCAGCCCCTCCCCCCTAACCCTAAGCGGGTCATCCAAACTTCCCTCGTTGGCTTGTcacctcctcgcctccgccgtcgccgccgcgaccCGTCGCTCTGGCTCGACCTCCGCCTCGCCTTCGCCCTCGCCGATGCGGCCTGCCGTGCCGTTGCTGGCTCCGGCCCGGCCACGACTCGCCtatgccgtcgccgccgcggctgccaacggcgccgccggctccgaCTCGGTGTCCCGTCTTCCGCGTCGGCCGCCTCATCGCTTCGATGAGAGATGATCAGCAGCGAAAGAGAGACGAAGGGATTTGGATTGGAAAGAAGAGATAAGGTAGTTGGAGATAATTTCGGGTGGGGCCCACCGGTATTTGTTTGCAACAACTTCGTCCGCGCGGAACGGTTCGGGCGCGTAAGCGCCAAAGCCTGTTTGCTTTATTACCTGAACTTCGTACTCGTAGCTTAGTTTTGTGTATTCAAAACTTAAGTTGCATGTTCCGCTGCTTTTAATTGAATCTGGTCATGTTCATTTGAGCGTTTTTAAAACAATTGGTAGAGGAAGCCTtgtaatttttcaaaattataCTATGCATCTAGAAGATTCGTTCCGTCGCCCTTTCTGCCATCCAACATCAAATGACAGCAATTCTAGCACTAACACGGTAGCTTAGAAAAAATTAAACTTCTGGTGATGCTTAAATTACAAAGAAAAGATATCTCGTAAGTATAATAATTGGAGAAAAATATGTCTCGTATATCTGGGCCGTTGAAGGGCCGTGCAGTGCAGCTGATCATGCCGTCCTCATCGGACCATCGACGGGCTGGGCAGACGTGCAGCTGATCATCCCGTCCCCAGAATATCCCCAGCCACCCAAACCCCATCGTCAAAGCGGCGCCGAAGAACTCAGAAGCCATCCGGCCCGGCCACGCCATGAATCACCTCCTGCTCCCCTCcccgctccctctcctcctccaccgcccctCCAGCTCCaagcctctcctcctcccgcacaccctccaccgccgccacttCACCCCCAAAGCCGCACCGGACGGCAACTCCGGCGACAGCcccacggccgccgcgcccgagCCCACCACGGACGCCGCACCCTCTGCCGCGCCCGCGTCCAGCTCCAAGCCCACCAACGTCAAGGACCGCCTCCGGTCCAGGAACCAGTCCCGCCGCGTGCAGGACGCGTACCccgtggaggtgaggatgatgaagggcaaggagaagaggaacgATTCCGCggggccgaggagggagaagcCGCAGGcgcagcggcggaggaaggagtGGGACGAGATGAGCCTGGGCGAGAAGGCCCTGGAGCTGTACGTCGGCGAGAAGGGCGCGCTCTTCTGGCTCAACAAGTTCGCCTACGCCTCCATCTTCATCATGGCCGGCGCCTGGATCCTGTTCCGCTTCGTCGGCCCCGCCACCGGGCTCTACCAActcgacgcgccgccgctggcgcccACGGACGTCTTGCGTGGCTCGTAGAGACTAGAGAGAGCGTCGTTTCGAGTGCCCCCCTAGCTTTCTAGATAGATAGTGCGGCGGATAaggggatggatggatcagCGAAGAAGAGGACTAATTGTGTCTCAATTAGCTTTCATGAGCTGCTCTTATGCTGATGTGATTATGAACTTACCATGGATCGATGAATGTATGATTTCCCTGCGCAGTTTTGGGTTCGATCTTTTGGTGGCAATTGTGTATGTAATGTAAGTAGGGTACCGTGCATCCTGAGTTCCTCTGAATAATTTATACAGTTTTACATACCGTGCAGCTCTGTTTCGTTTTCCGGAGTTTATAAGCAAGTTTGCCAGTAGATTGAGAGGCCTGACCCTACCATTCGATCGATCAGTGTTCAGTTCAGTTCGGATATAACGGCTATATACACAAAAGGAATCAGTCGGTTAGCAATCGAGCAGGAGACGGAATGAATGGATCAGGACAAGGACTGCGCGACGGGGGATGTGGAGAGGATGCCGGAGAGGAGGCCGACGATGAGCGCGCTGTTGTACGTGGTG
This is a stretch of genomic DNA from Brachypodium distachyon strain Bd21 chromosome 1, Brachypodium_distachyon_v3.0, whole genome shotgun sequence. It encodes these proteins:
- the LOC100838763 gene encoding uncharacterized protein LOC100838763; translated protein: MNHLLLPSPLPLLLHRPSSSKPLLLPHTLHRRHFTPKAAPDGNSGDSPTAAAPEPTTDAAPSAAPASSSKPTNVKDRLRSRNQSRRVQDAYPVEVRMMKGKEKRNDSAGPRREKPQAQRRRKEWDEMSLGEKALELYVGEKGALFWLNKFAYASIFIMAGAWILFRFVGPATGLYQLDAPPLAPTDVLRGS